A region from the Tsuneonella mangrovi genome encodes:
- the mutS gene encoding DNA mismatch repair protein MutS, with amino-acid sequence MAAKVTPMMQQYLALKAEAGDCLLFYRMGDFFELFFDDAKAASQTLDIALTSRGEHGGEAIPMCGVPVHSAEGYLARLIKAGHRVAIAEQVETPEEAKARAKREGTPVSKALVGRDIVRFVTAGTLTEESLLEPRRANVLAAVCEVRGTCGVASVDISTGRMELEDCGPAALGAVLARLGPSEVVVPEDWDGAPDGAIARGRHQFASDEGDARLRAVHGLATLDGLGDFSRAMLAAAGGLIGYLDHVGRGTLPLLLPPVARAGGSTLAMDEATRASLEILLSQQGSRAGSLVAAIDRCSTGAGARQLAEDLASPLTDRARIEARLALVGWLHGDPLLRNDLRTALRGLPDIGRALGRIVAGRGSPRDLGQVRDGLAEARAIHDYLLSQSDRPALLDELLPRLAGHGALVDLMQRALVASPPTERHGGGYIAEGYDAALDELRQVSGNARRAIAALEAKYRDETGIAALKIKHNGVLGYFIEVPAKHGDALMAPDSGFTHRQTMAGAVRFNSLSLHEEASRIAEAGGHALAAEEAHFALLVERVDTEREAIAATAAALARIDVAASHAERAAEGDWARPEIVAEPLLRIEAGRHPVVEAALAANGERFVANDCALSPDDRLWLIGGPNMGGKSTFLRQNALIVLLAQAGGFVPATSATIGVCDRLFSRVGASDNLARGRSTFMVEMVETAAILAQASERSFVILDEVGRGTSTYDGLALAWAVVEAVHETNRCRCLFATHYHELGRLAETCDALSLHHVRAREWKGELVLLHELAEGAADRSYGLAVARLAGVPKEVVARAKSVLDRLEKGRAETGGLAVGLGDLPLFAAAASEPGEPDDPLRERLQGVDVDALSPREALDLLYELKRTADESEH; translated from the coding sequence ATGGCGGCCAAAGTCACCCCGATGATGCAGCAGTACCTCGCGCTCAAGGCCGAGGCAGGCGATTGCTTGCTGTTCTACCGAATGGGCGATTTCTTCGAATTGTTCTTCGACGATGCCAAGGCGGCATCGCAGACGCTCGACATCGCATTGACCAGTCGGGGCGAGCACGGCGGCGAAGCGATCCCGATGTGCGGGGTGCCGGTCCATTCGGCCGAAGGATACCTCGCGCGGCTGATCAAGGCCGGGCACCGGGTCGCTATTGCCGAGCAGGTCGAAACGCCCGAGGAAGCCAAGGCCCGCGCCAAGCGCGAAGGCACGCCGGTGTCGAAAGCGCTGGTCGGGCGCGACATCGTGCGGTTCGTCACCGCAGGTACGCTGACCGAAGAGTCTTTGCTCGAGCCGCGCCGTGCGAACGTGCTTGCCGCGGTGTGCGAAGTGCGCGGGACCTGCGGCGTCGCCAGCGTAGATATATCGACCGGGCGGATGGAACTGGAGGATTGCGGACCCGCTGCACTTGGAGCCGTGCTTGCCCGGCTCGGCCCGAGCGAAGTCGTCGTGCCCGAGGATTGGGACGGCGCGCCCGATGGCGCAATCGCGCGCGGGCGACACCAGTTTGCGAGCGACGAAGGGGATGCAAGGCTGCGTGCCGTGCACGGCCTCGCTACACTCGATGGACTGGGCGATTTCAGCCGCGCGATGCTCGCGGCGGCAGGCGGTTTGATCGGCTATCTCGACCATGTCGGGCGCGGAACCCTGCCGCTGTTGCTGCCTCCGGTCGCGCGGGCGGGTGGAAGTACGCTGGCAATGGATGAAGCGACCCGCGCGAGCCTGGAGATCCTCCTGTCGCAGCAAGGCAGTCGCGCCGGGTCGCTGGTTGCTGCGATCGATCGCTGCTCGACCGGGGCCGGGGCGCGGCAACTGGCGGAAGACCTCGCTTCGCCACTGACCGATCGGGCGCGGATCGAAGCGCGACTGGCGCTGGTCGGCTGGCTGCACGGCGATCCGTTGCTCCGCAACGACCTGCGCACTGCGCTGCGCGGATTGCCCGATATCGGCCGCGCGCTTGGGCGGATCGTCGCCGGGCGCGGCAGCCCGCGCGATCTCGGGCAGGTGCGCGACGGGCTCGCCGAAGCACGGGCGATCCACGACTACCTCTTGTCCCAATCCGATCGCCCGGCGCTGCTCGATGAACTGCTGCCGCGTCTCGCCGGGCATGGCGCTTTGGTCGACCTGATGCAGCGCGCGCTGGTCGCCTCGCCGCCGACCGAACGGCACGGTGGAGGATATATCGCTGAGGGCTACGACGCCGCGCTCGACGAACTGCGCCAGGTTTCGGGCAATGCCCGCCGTGCGATCGCTGCACTCGAGGCGAAATACCGCGACGAAACCGGGATCGCGGCGCTCAAGATCAAGCACAACGGCGTGCTCGGCTACTTCATTGAAGTGCCTGCGAAGCATGGCGATGCGTTGATGGCGCCCGACAGCGGCTTCACCCATCGTCAGACGATGGCCGGCGCAGTGCGGTTCAATTCGCTCAGCCTCCACGAGGAAGCGAGCCGAATCGCAGAGGCCGGGGGCCATGCGCTCGCAGCCGAAGAAGCGCACTTCGCGCTGCTGGTGGAACGCGTCGATACCGAGCGCGAGGCGATCGCCGCGACCGCCGCTGCGCTTGCCCGGATCGATGTTGCGGCCAGCCATGCCGAACGCGCAGCGGAAGGTGACTGGGCGCGCCCGGAGATCGTGGCCGAGCCATTGCTGAGGATCGAGGCCGGACGGCATCCGGTGGTCGAGGCCGCACTGGCTGCCAATGGCGAGCGGTTCGTGGCCAACGACTGCGCGCTTTCGCCCGACGACCGGTTATGGCTGATCGGCGGCCCCAACATGGGCGGCAAGTCGACCTTCCTTCGGCAGAATGCGTTGATCGTGCTGCTCGCGCAGGCCGGCGGGTTCGTGCCCGCCACATCGGCGACGATCGGCGTTTGCGACCGGTTGTTCAGTCGGGTCGGCGCGAGCGACAACCTCGCGCGCGGGCGCTCGACGTTCATGGTCGAAATGGTCGAAACCGCCGCGATCCTCGCGCAGGCGAGCGAGCGCAGTTTCGTGATCCTCGACGAAGTCGGGCGCGGCACGTCGACTTACGACGGGTTGGCGCTGGCGTGGGCGGTGGTCGAGGCAGTCCACGAAACCAACCGTTGCCGCTGCCTGTTCGCGACCCACTACCACGAACTGGGGCGGCTGGCGGAGACTTGCGATGCGCTGAGCTTGCACCATGTCCGCGCACGCGAGTGGAAGGGGGAGCTGGTGCTGCTCCACGAACTGGCGGAAGGTGCGGCGGACCGCAGCTATGGTCTCGCCGTCGCGCGGCTGGCGGGAGTTCCCAAAGAGGTTGTTGCGCGGGCCAAATCGGTGCTCGACCGGCTCGAGAAGGGCCGCGCCGAGACCGGTGGACTGGCAGTTGGCCTCGGCGACCTGCCCTTGTTCGCGGCTGCGGCATCGGAGCCGGGTGAGCCCGACGATCCGCTGCGCGAGCGCCTCCAAGGCGTCGATGTCGACGCGCTTTCGCCGCGCGAAGCACTTGATCTGCTGTACGAATTGAAGCGCACGGCAGACGAAAGCGAACATTAA
- a CDS encoding YqaA family protein — protein sequence MLRKLYDWTIEKAGHPHAEWWLALFAFVEASFFPVPPHPLLGLMCLAEPKKAIRFAVIATLASVTGGLLGYAIGYALYDTVGQQLISALGMTESFPVAACYLREYGAEIIMIKGATPIPFKLLTITAGFIHMALVPFILASVVSRSISFMIVGVLFRLFGAPIKAFIDRYLGLVTIGFVVAVVGGFVAITFLSDGGSAKQDACTSPPAIVAPAT from the coding sequence ATGCTGCGCAAGCTTTACGACTGGACGATCGAGAAGGCGGGGCATCCACATGCCGAATGGTGGCTGGCGTTGTTCGCGTTCGTCGAAGCGAGCTTCTTCCCGGTCCCGCCGCACCCGTTGCTCGGCCTGATGTGCCTCGCAGAGCCGAAGAAGGCGATCCGCTTTGCGGTGATCGCCACGCTCGCATCGGTCACTGGCGGCCTGCTCGGATATGCGATCGGCTACGCCCTCTACGATACGGTGGGCCAGCAACTCATCTCCGCGCTGGGGATGACCGAAAGTTTCCCGGTCGCGGCCTGTTACCTGCGCGAATACGGGGCCGAGATCATCATGATCAAGGGTGCCACCCCGATCCCGTTCAAGCTGCTGACGATCACCGCCGGCTTCATCCACATGGCGCTGGTGCCGTTTATCCTCGCGAGCGTGGTCAGCCGCTCGATCAGTTTCATGATCGTGGGCGTGTTGTTCCGCCTGTTCGGTGCACCTATCAAGGCGTTCATCGACCGGTATCTCGGGCTAGTGACGATCGGCTTCGTGGTGGCGGTGGTCGGCGGGTTCGTGGCGATCACGTTCCTGTCGGACGGCGGATCGGCCAAGCAGGATGCTTGCACTTCGCCGCCCGCAATCGTCGCACCGGCGACCTGA
- a CDS encoding NADP-dependent malic enzyme, whose translation MADDKPTAFTTREALFYHETIRPGKIEIIASKPMATQRDLSLAYSPGVAAPVQAIADDPSNAAKYTARSNLVAVISNGTAILGMGNLGALASKPVMEGKAVLFKRFADVDSIDIELATEDPDKFVEAVALMEPSFGGINLEDIAAPECFVIEQALRERMNIPVMHDDQHGTAIIAAAGLINALHLTGRDIKDVKMVVNGAGASALACTALIKALGVPGDQVIVCDRSGPIYPGRENVDQWKSAHATQTKARSLEEALVGADVFLGLSAAGALKPEWVAKMADQPIIFAMANPDPEILPEDAKAVRPDAIIATGRSDYPNQVNNVLGFPFIFRGALDVQATAINEEMKVAAAEAIASLARERVPDEVAAAYGVNHKFGTDYIIPAPFDPRLMEVVSSAVAKAAMDSGVAKAPIADFDAYRLSLKARLNPTTSVLTRVYEDAKAAPKRVVFAEAEEEVVLRAAIQFRDFGYGTPILVGRTKAIADKMHMLGVSDPGSFEIQNSADSKHVPAMVEYLYERLKRRGRTERDVRRMVNQERNIFAALLVALGHGDAMISGLTRPFAQTMREVSLVLDPKPESIAFGIHLMIGKNYTVFLADTTINERPSAEQLAHIARETAAVARRLGHEPRVAFLSYSTFGNPEGRWLENIRDAVHILDSEGVDFEYEGEMAPDAALNPKVMELYPFSRLSAPANVLVMPGLQSANLSAKMLRELAGASTIGPMLVGMEKPVQIAPMTAIAPDVLTLAVLAAAGVVG comes from the coding sequence TTGGCCGACGACAAGCCCACTGCCTTTACCACCCGCGAGGCGCTGTTCTACCACGAGACGATCCGCCCGGGTAAGATCGAGATCATCGCGTCCAAGCCGATGGCCACCCAGCGCGACCTCAGCCTCGCCTATTCGCCCGGCGTTGCCGCGCCGGTGCAGGCGATTGCAGACGATCCTTCGAACGCTGCGAAATACACCGCTCGCTCGAACCTCGTGGCGGTGATTTCCAACGGCACCGCAATCCTCGGCATGGGGAACCTCGGTGCGCTCGCCTCGAAGCCGGTGATGGAAGGCAAGGCCGTGCTGTTCAAGCGCTTCGCCGATGTCGATTCGATCGATATCGAACTGGCGACCGAAGACCCCGACAAGTTCGTCGAGGCGGTCGCGTTGATGGAGCCGAGCTTCGGCGGCATCAACCTCGAGGATATCGCCGCTCCGGAATGCTTCGTGATTGAGCAGGCGCTGCGCGAGCGGATGAACATCCCGGTGATGCACGACGACCAGCACGGCACCGCGATCATCGCCGCTGCCGGCCTCATCAACGCACTTCACCTGACCGGTCGCGACATCAAGGACGTGAAGATGGTGGTCAACGGCGCGGGTGCTTCGGCGCTGGCCTGCACCGCGCTGATCAAGGCGCTCGGCGTTCCGGGCGACCAGGTGATCGTGTGCGACCGCTCGGGACCGATCTACCCGGGCCGCGAGAACGTCGACCAGTGGAAGAGCGCGCACGCCACCCAGACCAAGGCGCGTAGCCTCGAGGAAGCATTGGTGGGTGCCGACGTGTTCCTCGGCCTCTCGGCTGCCGGGGCGCTTAAGCCCGAATGGGTCGCCAAGATGGCGGACCAGCCGATCATCTTCGCGATGGCCAACCCGGACCCGGAGATCCTGCCGGAAGACGCCAAGGCTGTGCGGCCCGATGCGATCATCGCCACCGGGCGCAGCGACTATCCCAACCAGGTCAACAACGTGCTCGGCTTCCCGTTCATCTTCCGCGGAGCGCTCGATGTCCAGGCTACCGCGATCAACGAGGAAATGAAGGTCGCCGCCGCCGAAGCGATTGCCAGCCTCGCACGCGAAAGGGTGCCCGACGAAGTCGCCGCCGCCTATGGCGTCAACCACAAGTTCGGCACCGACTACATAATTCCCGCGCCGTTCGATCCGCGGTTGATGGAAGTTGTCTCCAGCGCGGTCGCGAAAGCGGCAATGGACTCGGGGGTCGCTAAGGCCCCGATCGCGGATTTCGACGCCTACCGCCTGTCGCTCAAGGCGCGGCTCAACCCGACTACCTCGGTCCTCACCAGGGTTTATGAAGACGCCAAGGCCGCGCCAAAGCGCGTGGTGTTTGCCGAAGCCGAGGAAGAGGTGGTGCTGCGCGCCGCGATCCAGTTCCGCGATTTCGGCTATGGCACGCCAATCCTGGTCGGGCGGACCAAGGCGATTGCCGACAAGATGCACATGCTCGGGGTGTCGGACCCGGGCAGTTTCGAAATCCAGAATTCGGCCGACAGCAAGCATGTGCCGGCGATGGTCGAATACCTCTACGAGCGGCTCAAGCGGCGCGGCCGGACCGAGCGCGACGTACGGCGGATGGTCAACCAGGAACGCAATATCTTCGCTGCGCTGCTGGTCGCGCTGGGACATGGCGATGCGATGATCTCGGGCCTCACCCGCCCGTTTGCGCAGACGATGCGCGAAGTGAGCCTCGTGCTGGATCCCAAGCCGGAATCGATCGCTTTCGGCATCCACCTGATGATCGGCAAGAACTACACCGTGTTCCTCGCTGACACGACGATCAATGAACGGCCGAGTGCCGAACAGTTGGCGCATATCGCCCGGGAAACCGCAGCGGTCGCGCGGCGCCTGGGCCACGAACCGCGCGTTGCGTTCCTGTCCTACTCGACATTCGGCAATCCCGAGGGTCGCTGGCTGGAGAACATTCGCGATGCGGTGCATATCCTCGACAGCGAAGGGGTCGACTTCGAATACGAAGGCGAAATGGCGCCCGATGCTGCACTCAATCCCAAAGTGATGGAACTCTATCCGTTCTCCCGCTTGTCGGCTCCGGCCAACGTGTTGGTGATGCCCGGCCTGCAATCGGCGAACTTGTCGGCCAAGATGCTGCGCGAGCTGGCCGGCGCGAGCACGATCGGGCCGATGCTGGTGGGTATGGAAAAGCCCGTCCAGATCGCCCCGATGACCGCAATCGCGCCCGATGTCCTGACACTTGCGGTGCTCGCCGCGGCCGGAGTGGTCGGCTAG
- the trmB gene encoding tRNA (guanine(46)-N(7))-methyltransferase TrmB, with protein sequence MTAHKQGDPTTLNRLYGRSQGKPLRAGQQHLVDTLLPQIAVPEEGQVTAERLFGHDCPLHFEIGFGGGEHLAYRADLLPDHGFIGAEPFLNGVAQALTHVRDGALRNVRIQHGDALQVLGRIPDGALTMAYLLHPDPWPKARHAKRRMMNDGPLDMIAAKLKPGGEFRFGTDHPVYLRHALMVMRRHTHQFEWLCEGPKDFQQRPGGWPETRYEAKARRLGHEVWYFRYRRR encoded by the coding sequence ATGACCGCGCACAAGCAAGGCGATCCAACGACGCTCAACCGGCTATATGGCCGCAGCCAGGGTAAGCCGCTGCGCGCAGGGCAACAGCACCTCGTCGATACGCTCCTGCCGCAGATCGCAGTGCCCGAGGAAGGACAGGTGACCGCCGAACGCCTGTTCGGCCACGACTGTCCGCTGCATTTCGAGATAGGCTTCGGCGGCGGCGAGCACTTGGCCTATCGCGCCGACCTGCTGCCCGACCACGGGTTCATCGGCGCTGAGCCGTTCCTCAACGGCGTTGCCCAGGCGCTTACCCACGTGCGCGACGGAGCGCTGCGCAATGTTCGCATCCAGCACGGTGATGCGTTGCAGGTGCTTGGCCGGATCCCTGACGGCGCGTTGACGATGGCCTACCTGCTCCATCCCGACCCGTGGCCCAAAGCGCGCCATGCCAAGCGGCGGATGATGAACGACGGACCGCTCGACATGATCGCGGCAAAGCTCAAGCCCGGCGGCGAATTCCGATTTGGCACCGATCACCCGGTCTACCTGCGTCACGCGCTGATGGTGATGCGGCGGCACACGCACCAGTTCGAATGGCTGTGCGAAGGCCCGAAAGACTTCCAGCAGAGGCCCGGCGGGTGGCCCGAAACGCGCTACGAAGCCAAGGCCCGCAGGCTCGGCCATGAGGTGTGGTATTTCCGTTATCGGCGGCGCTGA
- a CDS encoding YidH family protein: protein MAETPDTYDPHSNNSLAQERTDLAEDRNIMAVERTFAGWIRTSFAAIGIGLAFRAVFGDLEPWWLPRAIATVFIAAGAVLAYFVERRTSATLKRLHPHMLDSESPMLFRLLAYAVIFGSIVLIVGMWVLKPGAIGLS from the coding sequence ATGGCGGAAACCCCTGACACCTACGATCCGCACAGCAACAATTCGCTGGCGCAGGAACGCACCGATCTCGCCGAGGACCGCAACATCATGGCGGTCGAGCGGACCTTTGCCGGCTGGATTCGCACGTCGTTTGCCGCGATCGGCATCGGACTCGCCTTTCGCGCAGTATTCGGCGATCTAGAGCCGTGGTGGCTTCCCCGCGCGATTGCGACCGTGTTCATCGCTGCAGGGGCGGTGCTGGCGTACTTCGTCGAGCGGCGGACTTCCGCGACGCTCAAGCGCTTGCACCCGCATATGCTCGATAGCGAATCGCCGATGCTGTTCCGGTTGCTCGCCTACGCAGTCATCTTCGGTTCGATCGTGTTGATCGTCGGGATGTGGGTCCTCAAGCCGGGGGCGATCGGCCTCAGCTAG